The following are encoded together in the Syngnathus scovelli strain Florida chromosome 12, RoL_Ssco_1.2, whole genome shotgun sequence genome:
- the pgbd5 gene encoding piggyBac transposable element-derived protein 5, protein MAECGRKALSLLEAARSRYESLQISDDVFGESGDDSSDNPFYSTSGDSDSDNYIVEAGEEEQQQQQQQQQQQQHHYHHHHPHHYHHHHHQRRADRESSHGGGAGAGSPGPPGALSRSQAEEQGWTETLQDVTVPPFKGSYGPAQKMPATASALDFFQLFVPDNCIQNMVTQTNMYAKKFQERFGSDEGWRPVTAQEMKAFLGFVTSTSVHHCESVLSIWSSGFFSNRSIALKMSQARFEKILKYFHIVAFRPSQGSNQGLYKIQPFLDSLQQAFSCTFKPSQTQVLHEPLIDEDPVFISTCTEREQRKRKKRKFSLWVRQCTSTGFICQISVHLKEGQGSDGLAALKNKLQLHSLVAKQLCQNISGKNTIVFTGPSITSLGLFTEFSKQDIYCCGLLSTRKSDCTGLPQSMLVCGSTPAQRGHWRVMMQGSMSLISWYNKGHFRFLTNAYSPTKQGLIIKRKSGEVACPLAVEAFAAHLSYICKYDDKFSKYFIFHKPNKTWQQVFWLSISIAINNAYVLYKMSDAYAAKRYSRAQFGERLVKELLDVDDDSPTP, encoded by the exons ATGGCGGAGTGCGGCCGGAAGGCGCTGTCCCTCCTGGAGGCGGCCCGCTCCCGCTACGAGAGCCTGCAGATATCCGACGACGTGTTCGGCGAGTCCGGGGACGACAGCAGCGACAACCCGTTCTACAGCACCTCGGGAGACTCGGACTCGGACAACTACATCGTTGAGGCGGGCGAGGaggaacagcagcagcagcagcagcagcagcagcagcagcagcaccattatcatcatcaccatccccaccactaccaccaccaccatcaccagagACGGGCCGACAGAGAGAGCTCACACGGCGGGGGAGCCGGGGCAGGCAGCCCCGGTCCCCCCGGTGCTCTGTCCCGGAGCCAAGCCGAGGAGCAAGGCTGGACGGAGACCCTGCAAGATGTCACCGTGCCGCCGTTTAAAGGCTCTTACG GTCCCGCTCAGAAGATGCCGGCAACGGCGAGCGCTCTGGACTTCTTCCAACTCTTCGTCCCAGACAACTGCATCCAAAACATGGTGACGCAGACCAACATGTACGCCAAAAAGTTCCAGGAGCGCTTCGGCTCCGACGAGGGCTGGCGTCCCGTCACGGCCCAGGAGATGAAGGCCTTTCTGGGCTTCGTCACGTCCACCAGCGTGCACCACTGCGAGTCGGTGCTGAGCATCTGGAGCTCGGGCTTCTTCAGCAACCGCAGCATCGCGCTCAAAATGAGCCAGGCGCGCTTCGAAAAGATCCTCAAGTACTTCCACATCGTGGCATTCAGGCCGTCGCAGGGGAGCAACCAGGGCCTGTACAAGATTCAGCCCTTCTTGGACTCGCTGCAGCAAGCTTTCAGCTGCACCTTCAAGCCTTCGCAGACCCAG GTTCTTCACGAACCCTTAATAGACGAGGACCCGGTTTTCATCAGCACCTGTACTGAACGCGAGCAAcgcaagaggaagaagaggaagttcAGTCTCTGGGTTCGACAGTGCACCTCCACCGGATTCATCTGTCAG ATCTCAGTTCATCTGAAAGAGGGCCAAGGTTCGGACGGGTTGGCCGCTCTCAAGAACAAACTTCAGCTGCACAGTCTGGTGGCCAAACAGCTGTGCCAGAACATCTCTGGCAAGAACACCATCGTCTTCACGGGGCCGTCCATCACCAGCCTCGGACTCTTCACCGAGTTCAGCAAGCAAG ACATTTACTGCTGCGGCCTGCTGAGCACACGCAAGAGCGACTGCACGGGCCTGCCGCAGAGCATGCTGGTGTGCGGCTCCACGCCGGCGCAGCGCGGACACTGGCGGGTGATGATGCAAGGCAGCATGTCGCTCATCAGCTGGTACAACAAGGGCCACTTCAGGTTCCTCACCAACGCCTATTCGCCCACCAAGCAAG GTTTGATCATCAAGCGAAAAAGCGGCGAGGTGGCGTGTCCCCTGGCGGTGGAGGCCTTCGCTGCGCATCTCAGCTATATCTGCAAATACGACGACAAGTTCAGCAA GTATTTTATCTTCCATAAGCCCAACAAGACGTGGCAGCAGGTGTTCTGGCTGAGCATCAGCATCGCCATCAACAACGCCTACGTCCTCTACAAGATGTCCGATGCCTACGCTGCCAAGCGCTACAGCCGAGCGCAGTTTGGAGAGAGACTGGTCAAGGAGCTGCTGGACGTAGACGATGACTCGCCCACGCCGTGA
- the cog2 gene encoding conserved oligomeric Golgi complex subunit 2 codes for MNLPKGPESLCFDKDVFMKDDFDVDHFVAECRKQVQLEEMRVDLELYYKLLKTAMVELINKDYADFVNLSTNLVGMDKALNQLSVPLGQLREEVMSLRSCVSEVIQAIDTQLSKQEDLQKKKVCVLRLIQVVRSVEKIEKILNSQNPKESNSLESHSPLLAGQILERIATEFNQLQFHAVQSKGMPLLDKVRPRIAGITSMLQQSLEGLLIEGLQTSNMDMVRHCLRTYATIDKTRDAEALVGQVLVKPFMDQVIVEEVVKSSPDGLQAMFSRLLEFVPHHCRLLREVTGGAISSDKADIVPGYDFPVNSVWPEMVKGIEERLSYLFNPGNPDIFYQRYSASAEFVRRFERQCSSQASVRRLRAHPTYIAFHNKWNLPVYFQLRYREIAGSLENAIGDGLEVAPAGSAYHLQASASLWSCLVRCWADKVYLPPLAHRFWKLTLQLYSRYGTFLNEVLTETAPPEGSKEPSRPLPSSASSTSSRTSVEETGSESGSPASLSTKQLVRIAADVQKLQERLPEVSEMVKRRLEAIGFTNFIIVEEALADSNACLSSSIPALSTRMTQHLSERSCRFLKSASEVPRLYRRTNKEAPVRASAYMENALQPLHQLLSDSTGLVDAATARRWLTVTLSECTQRYYETISEVLSSVRKMEESLKRLKQARKGATAATSASAAGTNGGPSDDTKIRLQLALDVEYLREQIEQMGVEPADVAMLASLMELVKEARELGKHNA; via the exons ATGAATTTACCAAAGGGTCCCGAATCTCTGTGCTTCGACAAGGACGTTTTTATGAAG GATGATTTTGACGTGGACCACTTCGTGGCCGAGTGTCGGAAGCAGGTGCAGCTTGAGGAGATGAGGGTGGACTTGGAGCTCTACTACAAGCTGCTCAAAACAGCCATGGTAGAGCTTATCAACAAGGATTATGCTGACTTTGTCAACCTCTCCACCAATCTG GTGGGGATGGACAAAGCGCTCAATCAACTCTCTGTGCCACTCGGACAGCTACGAGAGGAGGTCATG AGCCTTCGGTCGTGCGTCAGCGAGGTGATACAAGCTATTGACACGCAGCTGTCCAAACAAGAAGACCTGCAGAAGAAGAAG GTTTGTGTCCTGAGGTTGATTCAAGTGGTGCGCTCAGTGGAGAAGATTGAAAAAATCCTCAACTCGCAGAACCCCAAAGAGTCCAACTCACTGGAAAGCCACAG CCCCTTGTTAGCAGGTCAGATCTTGGAGAGGATCGCCACCGAGTTCAACCAGCTCCAGTTCCACGCCGTGCAGAGTAAAGGCATGCCTCTGCTGGACAAAGTCAGACCG CGCATCGCAGGCATCACCTCCATGTTGCAGCAGTCCCTGGAGGGTCTTCTCATCGAGGGTCTGCAGACGTCCAACATGGACATGGTGCGCCACTGCCTCAGGACGTACGCCACCATCGACAAGACGCGAGATGCTGAGGCGCTGGTGGGACAAGTGCTGGTCAAACCCTTCATGGATCAG GTGATTGTGGAGGAGGTGGTCAAGTCCAGTCCCGATGGTCTTCAAGCGATGTTCTCAAGGCTGCTGGAGTTTGTTCCTCATCACTGCAGACTCTTGAGAGAGGTGACTGGGGGAGCCATATCCAG CGACAAAGCTGACATCGTTCCCGGCTACGACTTCCCAGTCAATTCAGTGTGGCCCGAGATGGTAAAAGGCATTGAGGAGAGGCTATCTTACCTCTTCAACCCTGGAAACCCCGACATTTTCTACCAG CGTTACAGCGCCAGCGCGGAGTTCGTCCGTCGGTTCGAGCGCCAGTGCAGTTCGCAGGCCAGCGTGAGGCGACTGCGAGCGCACCCGACCTACATCGCCTTCCACAATAAATGGAACCTGCCCGTCTACTTCCAGCTGAG GTACCGAGAAATAGCGGGAAGCCTGGAGAATGCCATTGGTGACGGGTTAGAGGTGGCGCCAG CTGGCAGCGCGTACCACCTTCAAGCGTCAGCGTCGCTGTGGTCTTGCCTGGTGCGCTGCTGGGCCGACAAAGTCTACCTGCCGCCGCTGGCTCATCGCTTCTGGAAGCTGACGCTGCAGCTTTACTCACGATATGGCACCTTCCTGAATGAG GTGCTGACCGAGACCGCTCCGCCCGAGGGGAGCAAAGAGCCCAGCAggcccctccccagctcggcgtcGTCCACCTCCAGCAGGACGTCCGTGGAGGAGACAGGCAGCGAGAGCGGCAGTCCCGCCTCGCTGTCCACCAAACAGCTGGTCCGCATTGCAGCTGACGTCCAAAAACTACAAGAGCGA TTACCAGAAGTGTCAGAAATGGTCAAACGGCGATTAGAAGCCATCGGCTTCACAAACTTTATCATTGTGGAAG AGGCATTAGCGGACTCTAATGCGTGCCTGTCCAGCAGCATCCCGGCCCTCAGCACCCGCATGACCCAACACCTGAGCGAGCGTAGCTGCCGCTTCCTCAAGAGCGCGTCCGAGGTGCCCCGACTCTACCGCAGGACTAACAAG GAGGCACCCGTGCGAGCGTCTGCGTACATGGAAAACGCCTTGCAGCCGTTACATCAGCTGCTGAGCGACTCAACGGGCCTGGTGGACGCAGCCACGGCGCGCCGGTGGCTGACAGTCACGCTTTCTGAATGCACGCAGAG GTACTACGAGACCATTTCTGAGGTTCTGAGCTCTGTGAGAAAGATGGAGGAGAGTCTGAAGCGACTGAAGCAAGCCAGGAAAGGCGCTACCGCCGCTACCAGTGCTAGCGCGGCCGGAACCAACGGCGGCCCGTCAGACGACACCAAGATCCGACTTCAGCTGGCTCTGGATGTGGAGTACTTGCGGGAACAG ATCGAGCAGATGGGTGTGGAGCCTGCTGATGTGGCCATGTTGGCTAGCCTGATGGAGCTGGTCAAGGAGGCCCGAGAGCTTGGCAAACACAACGCGTGA